The Streptomyces aurantiacus genome includes a region encoding these proteins:
- a CDS encoding type II secretion system F family protein — protein sequence MNSTLTMPVLVGAVLGLGIFALVRALMPSKQSAVAQVARIDAMRARGAAYESAHRTADAGRLGSVRAQVGRRVAEFYLQQGWEQRSLRADLAVLDRSWENFLATKVLLGAAGLFFGPFMFAVVWTLGFGSSPVVPVWLALLFALVFFFLPDLEVRRDAAEKRRDLRRVIGAYLDLVSMSLAGGRGLPEALMAAAEVSDGWATQRIRNALADARITGISQWQALGSLGEDLGVEELKDLSASLALVADDGAKVRESLASRAETMRHRELAEIEGSAGEKSQSMLVAQLLLCAGFLVFLIFPAAMRVFQV from the coding sequence ATGAACTCCACCCTGACCATGCCCGTCCTGGTCGGTGCCGTCCTGGGCCTGGGCATCTTCGCCCTCGTCCGCGCCCTGATGCCGTCCAAGCAGAGCGCGGTCGCCCAGGTCGCCCGCATCGACGCGATGCGCGCGCGGGGAGCGGCGTACGAGTCCGCGCACCGCACCGCCGACGCCGGACGGCTCGGCAGCGTACGGGCCCAGGTGGGCCGACGGGTCGCCGAGTTCTACCTGCAGCAGGGCTGGGAACAGCGGTCGCTGCGGGCCGACCTCGCGGTCCTCGACCGGAGTTGGGAGAACTTCCTCGCGACGAAGGTGCTGCTGGGCGCCGCGGGACTGTTCTTCGGGCCGTTCATGTTCGCCGTGGTCTGGACGCTCGGCTTCGGCAGCAGCCCGGTCGTCCCGGTCTGGCTGGCGCTGCTCTTCGCGCTCGTCTTCTTCTTCCTGCCCGATCTGGAGGTGCGGCGGGACGCGGCCGAGAAGCGGCGCGACCTGCGGCGCGTGATCGGCGCGTACCTCGACCTCGTGTCGATGAGCCTGGCGGGCGGCCGCGGTCTCCCCGAGGCCCTGATGGCGGCCGCCGAGGTCTCCGACGGCTGGGCCACCCAGCGCATCCGCAACGCCCTCGCCGACGCCCGTATCACCGGCATCAGCCAGTGGCAGGCCCTCGGCTCGCTCGGCGAGGACCTCGGCGTCGAGGAACTCAAGGACCTGTCGGCCTCGTTGGCGCTCGTCGCGGACGACGGCGCGAAGGTACGCGAGTCGCTGGCCTCGCGCGCCGAGACGATGCGGCACCGCGAACTCGCCGAGATCGAGGGCAGCGCCGGCGAGAAGTCGCAGTCGATGCTCGTGGCACAGCTGCTGCTCTGCGCCGGCTTCCTGGTCTTCCTGATCTTCCCGGCGGCGATGCGCGTGTTCCAGGTCTGA
- a CDS encoding type II secretion system F family protein: MTLAALDSLGSMGGLFSTTVLYALACGIAVGGGLALFAVAVRGLPAKPEHEKQKASERVSELVRFAGRRGSIAAGAGIVVLLLTRWAVAGIATAILVFFWDKLFGGASEEKAAMRRVEALASWTESLRDTIAGAVGLEQAIPASARASAPVLRPHLDALVDRLRSRTPLPEALQQLADEINDASADIIVAALILNARLRGPGLRQVLGALAKSAREEVDMRQRVMAQRASTRRSVQIVVAVSVAFVLGLSIFNRDFVEPYGTAVGQLVLACVCGLFALGFLWLRKLSTIETPERFLVRDESAVQFVRPRMPSPSQSQSLPEEGVRR, from the coding sequence ATGACTCTCGCCGCTCTCGACTCGCTCGGCTCCATGGGCGGGCTGTTCTCCACGACGGTCCTGTACGCGCTCGCGTGCGGCATCGCCGTCGGCGGCGGCCTCGCCCTGTTCGCCGTGGCGGTCCGCGGACTGCCCGCCAAGCCCGAACACGAGAAGCAGAAGGCGAGCGAACGGGTCTCCGAACTCGTACGGTTCGCCGGCCGGCGCGGCTCGATCGCGGCAGGCGCCGGCATCGTCGTCCTGCTGCTCACCCGGTGGGCCGTCGCCGGAATCGCGACCGCCATCCTCGTCTTCTTCTGGGACAAGCTCTTCGGCGGCGCCTCCGAGGAGAAGGCCGCCATGCGCCGCGTGGAGGCCCTCGCCTCCTGGACCGAGTCGCTGCGCGACACCATCGCGGGCGCGGTCGGCCTCGAACAGGCCATCCCCGCCTCCGCACGCGCCTCGGCCCCCGTGCTGCGCCCGCACCTCGACGCCCTCGTCGACCGCCTGCGCTCCCGCACACCGCTGCCGGAAGCACTCCAGCAGCTCGCCGACGAGATCAACGACGCGTCCGCCGACATCATCGTGGCCGCCCTCATCCTCAACGCGCGCCTGCGCGGCCCGGGCCTGCGCCAGGTCCTGGGCGCGCTCGCGAAGTCGGCGCGCGAAGAGGTCGACATGCGCCAGCGCGTCATGGCCCAGCGTGCGTCGACCCGCCGCTCGGTGCAGATCGTCGTCGCGGTCTCGGTCGCCTTCGTCCTCGGCCTGTCGATCTTCAACCGCGACTTCGTCGAGCCGTACGGCACGGCGGTCGGCCAGCTCGTACTCGCCTGTGTCTGCGGCCTGTTCGCGCTCGGCTTCCTGTGGCTGCGCAAGCTTTCCACCATCGAGACACCGGAGCGGTTCCTCGTACGGGACGAGTCGGCGGTCCAGTTCGTACGCCCGCGCATGCCGTCGCCGTCACAGTCCCAGTCGCTGCCGGAGGAGGGGGTACGCCGATGA
- a CDS encoding CpaF family protein — translation MTAVDHQLVKRFRQDAGDRIAEQRRLDQVSGVTPMSNEDERHYARAVIAQILEDYARTEINSGRTPLDAETEEQYAAAVHAALFGVGRLQPLLDNPEVENIDINGYDQVFVGYANGEEVKGDPVAETDEELIELIQILGAYSGLSSRPFDSANPQLDLRLPDGSRLSAVMDVTRRPALSIRRARMGKVFMSDLVGNGTLTPEVGHFLACAVRARKNIMIAGATNAGKTTLLRALANEIPPQERLITVERALELGLDTFADLHPNVVAFEERLPNSEGQGMISMAELVRRSLRMNPSRVIVGEVLGDEIVTMLNAMSQGNDGSLSTIHANSSHEVFNRISTYALQATERLPIEASQMLVAGAVNFVVFVQRRNNFESGGRLQRVVTSIREVNGVDGRVLSSEVFAEAPDGRVLPHAPLACLEDLIQHGYRLPGGNWG, via the coding sequence ATGACCGCTGTGGACCACCAGCTGGTCAAGCGGTTCCGGCAGGACGCCGGTGACCGTATCGCCGAGCAGCGCCGCCTCGACCAGGTCTCCGGCGTCACGCCGATGTCCAACGAGGACGAACGGCACTACGCCCGGGCCGTCATAGCCCAGATCCTGGAGGACTACGCCCGGACGGAGATCAACTCCGGCCGTACGCCCCTGGACGCCGAGACCGAGGAGCAGTACGCCGCCGCCGTGCACGCCGCGCTCTTCGGAGTGGGGCGGCTGCAGCCGCTGCTCGACAACCCCGAGGTCGAGAACATCGACATCAACGGGTACGACCAGGTCTTCGTCGGCTACGCCAACGGCGAGGAGGTCAAGGGCGATCCCGTCGCCGAGACCGACGAGGAGCTCATCGAGCTGATCCAGATCCTCGGCGCGTACTCCGGCCTCTCCTCCCGGCCCTTCGACTCCGCGAACCCGCAGCTCGACCTGCGGCTGCCGGACGGTTCGCGCCTGTCCGCCGTCATGGACGTGACGCGCAGGCCCGCCCTGTCCATCCGCCGCGCGCGCATGGGCAAGGTCTTCATGTCGGACCTGGTGGGGAACGGGACGCTCACCCCCGAGGTCGGACACTTCCTCGCCTGCGCGGTCCGCGCCCGGAAGAACATCATGATCGCGGGCGCGACCAACGCCGGCAAGACGACCCTGCTGCGCGCGCTCGCCAACGAGATCCCGCCGCAGGAGCGCCTCATCACCGTCGAGCGCGCACTGGAGCTCGGCCTCGACACCTTCGCCGACCTGCACCCGAACGTCGTGGCGTTCGAGGAGCGGCTGCCCAACTCCGAGGGCCAGGGCATGATCTCGATGGCGGAGCTGGTCCGCCGGTCCCTGCGTATGAACCCCTCCCGCGTCATCGTCGGTGAGGTCCTCGGCGACGAGATCGTGACCATGCTGAACGCGATGTCGCAGGGCAACGACGGCTCGCTGTCCACGATCCACGCCAACAGCTCCCACGAGGTGTTCAACCGTATTTCCACCTACGCGCTCCAGGCCACCGAACGCCTCCCCATCGAGGCCAGCCAGATGCTCGTCGCGGGCGCGGTGAACTTCGTCGTCTTCGTCCAGCGGCGCAACAACTTCGAGTCGGGCGGCCGCCTTCAGCGCGTCGTCACCTCGATCCGCGAGGTGAACGGCGTCGACGGACGCGTCCTGTCCAGCGAGGTGTTCGCCGAGGCACCGGACGGCCGTGTCCTGCCGCACGCACCCCTCGCCTGCCTCGAAGACCTGATCCAGCACGGCTATCGCCTGCCCGGCGGGAACTGGGGGTGA
- a CDS encoding TadE/TadG family type IV pilus assembly protein: MRPLVRQAVRPVSRRVRERALAAAGDRGLSTVEVVILAPVMILFILVLVAFGQLVDGRGAMDGAARDAARSGSLQRDEGTAMAEAQKAADADLADVCSGPVSVDKTSAGFEDADLFTVEVSCEVRGLAMLGLDVPTRLTASFTSPLDPFKRKA; the protein is encoded by the coding sequence ATGCGCCCACTCGTGCGCCAAGCCGTGCGCCCGGTGAGCCGCCGGGTCCGGGAGCGGGCCCTCGCGGCGGCCGGTGACCGCGGGCTGTCCACCGTCGAGGTGGTGATCCTCGCCCCGGTGATGATCCTCTTCATCCTGGTGCTGGTGGCCTTCGGGCAACTGGTCGACGGGCGGGGGGCGATGGACGGGGCAGCCAGGGACGCGGCGCGCTCCGGGTCGCTCCAGCGGGACGAGGGGACCGCGATGGCCGAGGCCCAGAAGGCCGCGGACGCCGACCTGGCGGACGTCTGCTCCGGCCCGGTCTCGGTGGACAAGACCAGTGCCGGCTTCGAGGACGCGGACCTGTTCACCGTGGAGGTCAGCTGCGAGGTGCGGGGTCTGGCCATGCTCGGTCTGGACGTACCGACCCGGCTGACGGCGTCGTTCACCTCGCCGCTGGACCCCTTCAAGAGGAAGGCGTGA
- a CDS encoding TadE family protein has translation MTAIEFVLLTPVLFFMIFATVQFALYFFADHVAQAAAQAGARKARATADESPGAWRGEARDVVDSYIAQLGPQLVLGPDVKLLQPDQNTVGVEITAKVPSVFPGLDLTVHAQSVGPVERFVEEDGN, from the coding sequence ATGACCGCGATCGAGTTCGTGCTGCTCACGCCGGTGCTCTTCTTCATGATCTTCGCGACGGTGCAGTTCGCGCTGTACTTCTTCGCCGACCACGTGGCCCAGGCGGCGGCCCAGGCCGGCGCCCGCAAGGCCCGTGCCACGGCCGACGAGTCGCCGGGCGCGTGGCGAGGCGAGGCGCGGGACGTCGTCGACAGCTACATCGCGCAGCTGGGGCCGCAGTTGGTGCTCGGCCCGGACGTGAAGCTGCTCCAGCCGGACCAGAACACGGTCGGGGTGGAGATCACGGCGAAGGTGCCGTCGGTGTTCCCCGGACTGGATCTGACGGTGCACGCGCAGTCGGTGGGGCCGGTGGAGCGGTTCGTCGAGGAGGACGGGAACTAG
- a CDS encoding DUF6531 domain-containing protein produces the protein MAGYRPTDWHVLDLEKDPTPGDPVRVKSLAKSLHDFADDVQDALRLVKGMAEEESVLTWVGKTAKVFQDEFSGVPKNLKKLKKSYDLAGDALAAYWPKLERAQALADKALAQGREAQADLSSAKSRLSSTDSWVTRANKEADKYKDDPTGGKNVEKPDESKVRAATRDAQSAKDAHTSAQSDVTSAQNALDAAKKMAADARKMREDAAGEAKRKLDEASDAGIQNRKWYEEVGDWFVDNWDTIVAVCKVVVAVLGIIALIIGGPILGAIVLIAALVVLADTLNKYMKGQASLWDVAFAALDCIPGMKGLTSLGRLAKGLKGLGKLGLKGMAKGLAGGVRKSALSMLKRVCKNDPVDVATGEMVMSEDDVFLPGVLPLILRRHYVTDQRAGRWFGQTWTSTLDQRLLLEPYGVRLVTEDGMVLEYPTPEPDLSVLPVEGPRWELSWNGAGNGPMTVHQHEIGQTLHFAPVSTARPAELALVSATDRHGNSITVSYDDDGVPVELAHSGGYRVAVSAEGGRITGFALSSAPGAPTLMRYGYDQAGHLTHVYDATGNPEKLFYDDRYRIGSWEDRLGTRFHYTYDARGRCIRTTGPDGYLNGSFAYDDEGRRTLYSNSLGHTTTYELNDHFQVVSEIDPLGATTVREWDRFDRLLVETDPLGRTTRYAYDAWGSLVEVELPDGSTVRTEYDEARQPVAVIEADGACWRREFDAQGNLVSLENPAGAVTRYEYDESGAKAAVIDPMGAEHRIANDAAGLPTAVTDPLGLPIRYIRNGLGQVVEIAESSGASTRLSWTVDGRLLTRTLADGSVERWEHDRGGNLVSHTSAVGAITRYEQGHFGLPVALTQSDGSRLVYDYDTELRLVSVTNPLGRSWSYEYDAVGNLLREQDFSGRTTSYRFDAAGQPVERINGAGQRVVCTFDARGNLATQVTDDAEVRYQYDRAGRLLGAAGADAVVTYERDALGSVLKETCNGRSLELGYDLLGRRTRRRTPTGAVATWTYDAVDRVTELHTAGGGVQLAYDSAGREVERALGAGAVLSQTWDSAGRMTGQALRSEAGGIAEAATASDGWQRTYGYRADNFLTDVIDSTTGHRRFSLDLDGRVLAANSPQGQENYAYDAAGNLVDSRLVPAPAAGADEAPAPDHRVYDGMLLRRQERRTHYEYDGQGRVTSTTRRLLSGGSRTWQYGWDAFDRLTDVVTPDGRRWHYLYDPLGRRIAKQLLAQDGTVARQMDFVWEGTRLAERIQRRSDDVLDVTTWHWQPGEHRPLAQTERTCVAPEGSLGDQEEVDARFYAIVTDLVGTPTELIDDGGHIRWSRRTSVWGTPLGGDAEEPACPLGFPGQYHDAETGLDYNVRRYYDAENGRYLSPDPLGLDAAPNNYAYVLNPFTWSDPLGLVCTDLGGWYGRLAPARSGNEINHMPAKAAYSHLSLTPHMGPAIRMERRDHRLVSSTDSRGYSATPWRNAQRDLIDQGKFDEAMKMDIDDIRARFGDKYDQHIADMVASMKDNAGLQKMLSDNGWTVNYDLLK, from the coding sequence ATGGCGGGGTACCGGCCGACGGACTGGCACGTCCTGGACCTGGAGAAGGATCCGACACCGGGGGATCCCGTTCGGGTCAAGTCCCTTGCCAAGAGCCTGCATGACTTCGCCGACGACGTTCAGGACGCTCTCCGTCTCGTCAAGGGGATGGCGGAGGAGGAGTCCGTCCTGACCTGGGTGGGCAAGACCGCCAAGGTGTTCCAGGACGAGTTCTCCGGCGTCCCGAAGAACCTCAAGAAGCTGAAGAAGTCGTACGACCTGGCGGGGGACGCGCTGGCGGCGTACTGGCCGAAGTTGGAGCGGGCCCAGGCGTTGGCCGACAAGGCCCTGGCCCAGGGGCGCGAGGCGCAGGCCGATCTCTCCTCCGCCAAGTCCCGTCTCTCGTCAACCGATTCGTGGGTGACGAGGGCGAACAAGGAAGCGGACAAGTACAAGGACGACCCGACCGGCGGCAAGAACGTCGAGAAGCCGGACGAGTCCAAGGTCCGTGCGGCGACCCGGGACGCGCAGAGCGCCAAGGACGCCCACACCTCCGCCCAGTCGGACGTGACCTCAGCGCAGAACGCGCTGGACGCCGCGAAGAAGATGGCCGCGGACGCCCGCAAGATGCGCGAGGACGCCGCAGGGGAAGCCAAGCGCAAGCTCGACGAGGCCTCGGACGCGGGCATCCAGAACCGCAAGTGGTACGAGGAGGTCGGCGACTGGTTCGTCGACAACTGGGACACGATCGTCGCGGTGTGCAAGGTCGTTGTGGCCGTGCTCGGCATCATCGCGCTGATCATCGGAGGGCCGATCCTCGGCGCGATCGTGCTGATCGCCGCGCTGGTCGTCCTGGCGGACACACTCAACAAATACATGAAGGGGCAGGCGTCCCTGTGGGATGTGGCCTTCGCTGCCCTGGACTGCATACCCGGCATGAAGGGTCTCACCAGCCTTGGACGGCTTGCCAAGGGGCTCAAAGGACTCGGCAAGTTGGGCCTCAAAGGCATGGCCAAGGGGCTGGCGGGCGGCGTACGCAAGAGCGCCTTGAGCATGCTCAAGCGTGTCTGCAAAAACGATCCGGTCGATGTGGCGACCGGCGAAATGGTCATGTCGGAGGACGATGTCTTTCTGCCCGGCGTTCTTCCGCTGATTCTGCGGCGGCACTACGTGACCGATCAGCGCGCGGGCCGATGGTTCGGACAGACATGGACCTCGACTCTCGACCAGCGTCTGCTGCTGGAGCCGTACGGTGTCCGGCTGGTGACCGAGGACGGCATGGTGCTGGAGTACCCCACTCCTGAACCGGACCTGTCGGTTCTGCCGGTCGAAGGGCCGCGCTGGGAACTCTCTTGGAATGGTGCAGGAAACGGACCGATGACGGTCCATCAGCACGAGATTGGCCAGACCCTCCACTTCGCTCCGGTCTCCACGGCCCGGCCCGCCGAACTGGCACTCGTCTCCGCGACAGACCGCCATGGCAACTCGATCACGGTCTCCTATGACGACGACGGCGTGCCCGTGGAATTGGCGCACAGCGGTGGATATCGCGTCGCCGTGTCCGCAGAAGGGGGTCGGATCACCGGATTCGCTCTTTCCAGCGCCCCTGGTGCTCCGACGCTGATGCGTTACGGGTACGACCAGGCGGGCCATCTGACCCATGTGTATGACGCCACCGGGAATCCGGAAAAGCTGTTCTACGACGACCGGTATCGCATCGGCAGTTGGGAAGATCGTCTCGGAACACGTTTTCACTACACGTATGACGCGCGGGGGCGTTGCATTCGTACCACCGGCCCCGACGGATACCTGAACGGCTCATTCGCCTACGACGACGAAGGCCGCCGGACCCTTTACTCCAACTCGCTCGGCCACACCACGACGTACGAACTGAACGATCACTTCCAAGTGGTATCGGAAATCGACCCGTTGGGAGCCACGACGGTTCGGGAGTGGGACCGCTTCGACCGGCTGCTTGTCGAAACCGATCCTCTGGGCCGCACGACCCGATACGCGTACGACGCGTGGGGCAGTCTCGTCGAGGTGGAGCTGCCGGACGGATCGACCGTACGCACCGAGTACGACGAGGCGCGTCAGCCTGTCGCAGTCATCGAGGCGGACGGTGCGTGCTGGCGGCGCGAATTCGACGCGCAGGGCAACCTCGTGAGCCTGGAGAATCCGGCCGGAGCCGTTACACGCTACGAGTACGACGAGTCGGGGGCGAAGGCTGCCGTCATCGATCCCATGGGGGCTGAACACCGCATCGCGAACGACGCCGCGGGGCTCCCCACAGCCGTCACCGATCCACTCGGTCTGCCCATTCGCTACATACGCAACGGCCTCGGCCAGGTTGTCGAGATCGCCGAATCCTCCGGGGCTTCCACTCGTCTCAGCTGGACAGTCGACGGCCGACTGCTCACACGCACACTGGCCGACGGCTCTGTCGAGCGCTGGGAGCACGACCGGGGAGGCAATCTCGTGTCCCACACGAGTGCGGTAGGTGCGATCACACGCTACGAACAGGGGCACTTCGGCCTTCCGGTGGCGCTGACGCAGTCGGACGGATCACGTCTGGTGTACGACTACGACACGGAGCTCAGGCTTGTCAGTGTCACCAACCCGCTCGGACGCAGTTGGTCGTACGAGTACGACGCGGTCGGCAACCTGCTGCGTGAGCAGGACTTCAGCGGGAGAACGACGAGCTATCGCTTCGACGCGGCGGGGCAGCCCGTCGAGCGGATCAACGGCGCTGGGCAGCGAGTCGTCTGCACCTTCGACGCGCGAGGAAATCTCGCGACCCAGGTGACGGACGATGCCGAGGTTCGCTATCAGTACGACCGGGCGGGGCGCCTTCTGGGAGCGGCTGGGGCGGATGCCGTCGTCACCTATGAGCGGGACGCGTTGGGCAGTGTCCTGAAGGAGACGTGCAACGGGCGTTCACTGGAGCTGGGATACGACCTGCTGGGGCGTCGAACTCGTCGCCGCACACCCACGGGAGCCGTTGCGACATGGACGTATGACGCGGTCGACCGTGTGACCGAGCTGCACACAGCGGGAGGCGGAGTGCAGCTCGCTTACGACTCCGCTGGGCGCGAAGTGGAGCGGGCGTTGGGCGCCGGAGCCGTGCTCAGCCAGACCTGGGACTCGGCGGGGCGGATGACCGGACAGGCCCTGCGTTCCGAGGCAGGGGGTATCGCGGAAGCGGCGACGGCGTCCGATGGCTGGCAGCGAACCTATGGATACCGCGCGGACAATTTCCTCACCGACGTCATCGACTCCACCACGGGCCACCGCCGCTTCTCCTTGGACCTGGACGGCCGCGTCCTCGCGGCGAACTCCCCGCAGGGGCAGGAGAACTACGCGTACGACGCAGCCGGCAACCTGGTGGACAGCCGTCTGGTCCCCGCCCCGGCGGCAGGAGCGGACGAGGCGCCGGCGCCGGACCATCGTGTCTACGACGGCATGCTGTTGCGTCGGCAGGAGCGGCGCACCCACTATGAGTACGACGGCCAGGGCCGCGTCACATCGACAACCCGGCGACTGCTGTCCGGTGGCTCACGGACGTGGCAGTACGGGTGGGACGCGTTCGACCGCCTCACCGACGTCGTCACTCCGGACGGCCGCCGTTGGCACTATCTCTACGATCCGCTCGGCCGCCGAATCGCCAAACAGCTCTTGGCGCAGGACGGCACGGTCGCCCGGCAGATGGACTTCGTGTGGGAGGGGACCCGACTCGCCGAGCGAATACAGCGGCGGAGCGACGATGTCCTCGACGTGACCACCTGGCACTGGCAGCCGGGTGAGCATCGGCCGCTCGCCCAGACCGAGCGCACGTGCGTCGCGCCGGAGGGCTCCTTGGGCGACCAGGAGGAGGTCGACGCCCGCTTCTACGCCATAGTCACCGACCTGGTCGGTACGCCGACCGAACTGATCGATGACGGCGGACACATCCGCTGGAGTCGGCGCACCTCGGTGTGGGGGACGCCCCTCGGAGGAGATGCGGAAGAGCCGGCGTGCCCACTGGGCTTCCCTGGCCAATATCACGACGCGGAGACCGGACTGGACTACAACGTCCGGCGCTATTACGACGCGGAGAACGGGCGCTACCTCTCCCCGGACCCACTCGGTCTGGATGCCGCCCCGAACAACTACGCCTACGTTCTCAATCCCTTCACCTGGAGCGACCCCCTCGGCCTGGTCTGTACGGACCTGGGAGGGTGGTACGGAAGGCTTGCGCCGGCGCGGTCGGGCAACGAGATCAACCACATGCCTGCCAAGGCCGCGTACTCCCACCTCAGCCTCACTCCCCACATGGGCCCGGCGATCCGTATGGAGCGGCGAGACCACCGGCTGGTCTCCAGCACGGACAGCCGTGGATACTCGGCGACACCCTGGCGCAACGCACAGCGCGACTTGATCGACCAGGGGAAGTTCGACGAAGCGATGAAGATGGACATCGATGACATCCGGGCGCGCTTCGGAGACAAGTATGACCAGCACATAGCCGACATGGTTGCCAGCATGAAGGACAATGCCGGGCTGCAGAAGATGCTTTCCGACAACGGCTGGACCGTCAATTACGATCTGCTCAAATAA
- a CDS encoding winged helix-turn-helix domain-containing protein, protein MTPESGQSPIDPTKIAYVYMQMADHIAARIASGELRPGARLPGERDLADEYGVAHLTARRATRELRERGLVVTLPAKGTFVAYPEADEPPGDGQEA, encoded by the coding sequence ATGACACCAGAGTCAGGGCAGTCGCCGATCGACCCGACGAAGATTGCCTACGTCTATATGCAGATGGCGGACCACATCGCGGCCCGCATCGCTTCTGGGGAGCTGCGGCCCGGTGCGCGGCTACCGGGGGAGCGTGACCTGGCCGACGAGTACGGGGTCGCGCACCTGACTGCCCGCCGCGCCACCCGCGAACTCCGCGAACGCGGACTCGTCGTCACCCTCCCCGCGAAGGGCACCTTCGTCGCGTACCCGGAGGCCGACGAACCCCCGGGCGACGGCCAGGAGGCGTAG